Proteins encoded together in one Amblyomma americanum isolate KBUSLIRL-KWMA chromosome 1, ASM5285725v1, whole genome shotgun sequence window:
- the LOC144113882 gene encoding peptide methionine sulfoxide reductase-like produces the protein MFWDFHDPTACHKRQYMSAIFYHDKEQKAIAEESLKRQQSKIKKPIATKIMPAGTFYDAEDYHQKYLLRRHTALCESLKKAGLKNFKESHVAARLNGYCSGSGTLAAFEAEREKLGLSDTQAALVRQCFK, from the exons ATGTTCTGGGATTTTCATGATCCAACTGCCTGCCACAAACGACAGTATATGTCTGCAATCTTTTACCATGACAAAGAGCAAAAGGCCATTGCTGAGGAGAGCTTGAAACGGCAACAGAGCAAGATAAAGAAGCCAATCGCTACAAAGATCATGCCTGCTGGAACATTTTACGATGCTGAGGA TTACCACCAAAAGTATTTGCTTCGGCGTCACACTGCACTTTGTGAAAGCCTCAAGAAGGCAGGTCTGAAGAATTTCAAGGAGAGCCATGTTGCTGCCCGCTTGAATGGCTACTGCTCTGGCTCTGGCACCTTGGCGGCATTTGAAGCTGAACGCGAGAAGCTTGGCCTCAGTGACACACAGGCCGCCCTCGTCCGGCAGTGCTTCAAGTAG